TCGGCAAGAGCCCTGCTCTGCACCTTATTATCCGTGTGACCTTCAGTGGGCAAGTCATTTCTCTTGTgcacctcggtttcctcatctatataatGGCCTCATCAAGGCGATGTCGCGACTTTGAGTCCTGGTTGCCACATGGATCTCATGACATAATGGCATTGAAAGGACTGCACGGACTCTTAGGTGACTGTCGTGGCCCTCCACTGCTGAGGTCCACGGCAGTCCTCCCCGGAGCCTCTATTGTCCCCTGCGGACTACTCTCCATGCTCCTGTCTGCCAATGGAACTCTCCAGGGAGCTGGGATGAGCATTGAGGCcatggctgtgatgtcacagagctCATGACATCAGAGGTCCTCtagaagggaagggagaaaacGGTGCTGGGAAGGGGGAAGGGCCCGGACAACGGacaggggagggagcaggggggTGACCAGCTGGGCACTGGGACGAGGGAAGACCGACGGCAGCGGCTGGGCAGGCCCATGAGTTCCTTGGGCTCCCAGCTCTGCAGGGCAGCATTCCTGGGcaccctcctgctgctgctgcgagTCAAGGGGGTGAAGACCCAGAGAGGGAGCCCAGGCTTAGATGAgaggagtcagaaagagaagacacCCTCTACAGGtaggggaagaaggaggaggacgCCTGGAGACAGGGATCAGGCCTCTGTGGAGCCAGATCACTGGTCAGGCAGGAGGGGAAGCTGAGCTAGATTTGGCTTATGGGCGATCGCCCTGGGCCCTGCGTACTGTTGCAGAGCAAGTGTCCTGTAAAGGGTCTAGAGCCATGGTTCTTGGCCAGAGCCATGTTCAGGGCACGCTGGGGCCAGCTGATGTGCATGGGACCCTGTGGAGATGGAAAGAGCGTCTTTGAAGCTCATCCTTCTCTGAGACGACCCCTCACTCCCCACATGAGGTGGCACTTTGGTGGAGGCAGTTTGCATTGGCAGTGGGATGTGTGTGTCCTTAAGTGGGGACTAGGGCTGCACACGGACCGGAAGAGActgaacctccccccaccccccgccaggaGCATCACCTCTGTGGTCAAGGGTGTGGGCCGATGGGTACCCACGTTCCCCAACTCCTTCTCATCTCCAGGGCAGCGCAGGGCCGGGGGAGGGCAGTCAGAACCCCTCCTTTTGTGCCGTCCCCTTGCCCCATTCCAGACCAAGATCGAGAACAGTTCGAAGAGCGCTTCCTGGCCTCCTCGGTGGGTGAGATGTGGCACGTGGTAGACATGGCCCAACAGGAGGATGACAAGACCTCGGAGGTGGCGGCGATCCGTGACCACCTGTTTGACCTCGCCTTCTGCTTTAATCTGGCCAGCATCATGGTTTTTTTATGAGGGACATTGAGGCGGAGGTGGTGGCCTGGTTCCTGGATGAGGACCTGGACATCTACCTCCGCTTTATGATAGCTTACTGACCCTCTCCCCCCGGGGCTCCAGGGTGcttctcccaaaggagacgaatACGTGGCTTTCTGGCTCCCGCCAGCAGCCCTTTCCCTGGGGTCACAGCATCAGAGAGACGCCTTGCTGGCCTGTGGGCCATCCACGGCCActgcccacctgcctccccatgcTCTGAGTGCCATCTCCAAGAGCCAAGACACCAGACCCCTGCCCTTCTCTCCCCTAGCCTCTCCCGGCTCTATTCAACAGACCGGAAAGAGGAGGCAGCAACAATAAAAGTAATATCAATCAACTCCTGTAAACAACTGGGGGCGGTTTCATTCTGTTTCTAACCAGTCTGCTGAGTCGCGCAGCCTTTGGCCCACCAATCTTCAGCTCAATGATTGCTGCTTCAGCTCACGTCCATGGAACTCAGCTTGGCCTTCTCTCACTTTTTCTGACTTTCCAGCCACAGCAGGAAAGTGTTCTTAAGAGACAGGCAAAAGCCAAGGGCCAGCTTTTATTTTTGGCATGGAAGGGCAGAGGAGGTGTTGCCCTGGTTCCAGGGATGGGGCGCAGAGATGCCGATACACCTGTACTGAGACCTCTTTGGGAGCCGGCCAGGTTACCAGAGTTGGCAGCGGCGGGAGGGGTTCAGGAGGGCCCCCTGGGGACAGCGGAAGTGTCTGGCGAAGGCTGGACTGTCGCTTAGGGGCCCGTGGACGCGAAGGGTAGGAGGGCTGTGAATGTCCTGAGGATCCTGGGTGCTGGGGTCCCTACACATCACCTGGGGAGAAAAAGAGGTCCACACAGGGTGAGGAGATCAGCAGGACACAGCAGACCTGGTGACCAGGGACAGCAGACGAAGACAAAAGCAGGGACAGCAGTGCTCCAAGGGCCTCGTGGAGAAAGAAGATATTTGCCATTTGTAGGTCATTTAATGTGGCAGCGGGAATCTGGTGACATCGGAACTGTGTCATCACAACTCTAAAAGTGCCCTAGAGGCAGGTCTGTTGTGAGAACTCTGTGGGGGTCTTCAAGTGCCCTGGGGAACTGGGGACAGTGTCTTTTGAAGGAATACATGGCACTGGGCGGGGGGATATGTCAGGTGGGGACCCCACCTAAGGGCGGGGTCTCCAAGGAGGAATATGATCAGTGGATAGTCTGTTAAGGCTCTTTTGGAAGGGGTCTATATTTCTAGAAGAAATGAGAGAAGACAAAATTTGGTCTCATCTCAAGGAGGAATTTaggaatgaagttttttttttttcctctttttttttgaagggAGTGTTAGACTCAGTAGAAGAATTTATAGTAGGATGAAGGATGGTCCCCAGGGCACTTGTGTGAAAGGGTGACAGTGTGGATTTGTGCAGCAGAGGGTAGGGGACATTGCGGGGAGATGTTTCAGGCGGGAGAGATTCTCTGAGCATTAACGGGAGGGTATTTATCTGACGTGGATTAAGCCCTAGTGGGAGATGTCGGCGGCTTACCTGGGCATAGCTTCGGAAGAAGAGTTGCCGGGGGCTGAGGTCTAGGCTGGGCAGGATGGTTTCCCCACGGAACAGTACTAGCCTCTTTTTGTATGCCTGGATATGAGGGTGGGATGGAGAATTGCCCTTAGGTTCCAGACCCGTACCCAGCTGGAAGTCTTATGCCCTATATACAATATCCAAAACCAGCTCCTGGTCCTTCTTCCCAAGTTCAGCCCTGACACACTGGTCTGAGCCAGGAGAAGACACCCCTGCTGTAAGATCGATGGACATCCTCGAAGAGAGGGCTTGTGGAGTGGGATGGGGGTAGTCCTCAAGGTGCCAGCTGTTCAGTGGGGATGTGAAGGGCAGAAGGCTTTTCCGTATTTGCATGAGGGATGGTGGAAGGAAATGCTGGTGACAGGCTGTCTATTCCGCTGGTAAAACTAGATCCCAGCCCTTGGGGTGTGTTACCTTGAGCGCAATGGCCAGTGCCCCGGCGTCTGCAGCATCCTCCAGGAGCGTGCGGGAGACATCGAAGGAGGTTCCCTTGGGTGAGGGTAAGGCAGTGTAGAGGCGTTCCAGGCACAGCAGCGCTTTCTGCAGGGCACGGGTGTCACAGGCCGGGCAGCCCCCAGGGAGTACTGTTGAGAATGGGGCAAGCGGGGGAAACGGTGAGGCGTGATGCCGGGGTGAAGACGTGGGCCTTCTGCAAACCGCACTGGCTCCTGGGAGAGCTGCAAAAGCTGCAGGCCACACCCACCTGGAGCCCTGGcacagcctccctgcctcctgctctgGGTCGACTTTGGGGACCTCACCCGCCTTCCCGATGGCCCCACCTGCCAGGGGCCTGCTGCTACTCACAGAGCTGGTCAAAGATGTGCAACAGCTCACGGGCCATAATACCGCCAGCGGCACCGAAGTTCACGGCTCTAGGGAGACAAGGGCTCGTCTGACCCTCAGAATCCTTCCAAGGTTTGGCCCCCGTTCTCCAACCACAAGTCCCGTCCATCATTCATCGTAACACTGGTCCATGACTCTCAGGAGACTTCCTGCCCACCTCAGAGAATGGCCCGTACCTGGGGTAGCCAGGGTGGAAAAACGGGGGTTGGAGGAGTCCGGCTGGGAAGACCATCACGTGGTCAGGTATTGAATAGTAAGCCTTGAGGCCCCAGGGGGGCACCTGCCACCTGTGGGAAGAGCACGCCTGAGCTCCAGCTCCATCATTTACCTGCAGTCCTTCctgaaggactgctgctgctccCCCGAACCTCTGTTTCTCTCCTGGGAATTGCGGACAGCTGTCTCTGGGATGTGGTGTCTGTGTCTCCCCGGCTCTCATACCTGTGATTGGAGACAGGCTGCAAGAACTCCTGGACGACTCTGGCTTGGCGGGAGCGGACGCAACTCAGGAAGGTCTGGAGGAAGCTGGGTCCAAGTTGTATCTGGGAGGAGGCAGGACGTGACTCAAATACATGGAGACAAATGTAGACGCACACTGATACACCCTGATGTGGTTGTCTGAACCAGACAGATAAGCCCTGACACAGAGACATCCCCACGACAGTGGAAAGCTAGCGCCAGGACACAGCCATGTGCTACTGCAAACCAGCGTCACGcgtaccaacacacacacacacacacactcaagcaAGTCACACAAATGCATGGgtgtgagtgtgcacacacactcaccatcACCTGAAAAAGCTCTGTTCTCCTGCTGGCAAAACCTACAGTGTGgctgcgtgtgctaagtcacttcagtcgtgtctgactccttgccaccccacagactatatagcccaccaggctcttctgtccatgggattctccaggcaagaatggagtgcgttgccatgccctcttccaggggatcttccccacccagggatcgaacccatttctcttacatctcctgtgttggtaaGGAAGGTtgtttgccactgagccaccagggaagccccatcgtGTGGCTACTCGGCCATCAAGCCCAGTCAGCACCAGGGCAGGGAAGGGGTGGGTTAGGATCAACCAGGGAAAATGACTGTCTGCTACTCAGGTCGCGCAggggatgaggaagctgaggattAGAAGGGACCTGGCAAGGGCAGGGACTCACGTCATCGTATTCCTGTCTGGCCGGGTCTGGCTTCAGGGCCCAGTCCGAGGGCCCCATCTTCACCTGCAGTTGGGTAAGCTGGGAAGAGACATGAAGGAAGAGGACTCCAGCGACCTCGGGTCTACCATAAGGACTTTCTCCTGTTTGCTGCCCTGTCCCCTCCTCTGGGAGTGCCACCAGGATGTCTGTGCGGCACGTTGGTGGTTACACTTGCCTCATGCCCTGAGCACCCTCCCCTAGTCACCGTGCTTTCCTGATCCCATGCTCTGCTGACACCCACTACACAGCCCCACGCTGTCTCTTTCTCCTGGCCTTACCTTGTCCTGGGCCTCTGCCCGGGTCTCTCCATCCATCCAGGGAACCGTATGAAGATGACTGATGAAGGCATCCTTGATGGCAGTGAATAATTCCATGGCCTGCAGGCAAGAGGGTGTAGGGAGAAGATCAGGATCAGGATCAGTCTTAGTCCTGGGTCCTGCCCACCAGCCCTCCAGGAAGGGGCCTCGGCCCGGAGGAGCTGCCAGGAGGAGGAAGACCTCAGAAAGAGGAAGTGATATTGGCTAGGTGAGCAAAAACTCAGGGCAGAGAGCTGTGGAGATGGAAAGGCAGTACCAAACACAGAACAGGAAGGTGGGGTTGGGTGCCTCCTAAGAACCGATGGGGGAGACAGCTCCTTTCTGTGGGGAGACCTCAGCCTGCGGGGGAGACACCGTCCTTTTGGCCAGGCAATCCATTCAGAAGGCTGGGGGAGGAAGAGGACCACCATCCCCTTCTCTGCTCTCAAGAGCCCTCCTCACACCATCTTTCTGGAGGCCTTCATCTCCTCTCCCCATCTTCCTGGGTTCGTCCACTTCCCAACAAGCTAAAGCCATCGCAGCCTTGCACCCTGACTGTGGAGTTAGCACTTTCTCCGCTGTCTACCATCCTGTGTATTTCCTTTCTAGATGGAGGAAAATAGATGACAGTGTCAGCAACCTGAGTTCAAACCTTGACTCCACTATTTGGAGTATCTGTGTGggcttgggcaaatcacttaacccCTCTGTGAAACCAGGAATTAAAGCAGGTCGTGCAAATCGCTTGCAAGAGTACCACGCACATGGTAGCCATTGCTAAGTATTCAGTAGTTACCATGGGTGCTTCTTACAGTGATAGCATGCCATTCTTACATCGTTTCACAAGTTGTTCAA
This is a stretch of genomic DNA from Dama dama isolate Ldn47 chromosome 18, ASM3311817v1, whole genome shotgun sequence. It encodes these proteins:
- the LLCFC1 gene encoding LOW QUALITY PROTEIN: sperm-egg fusion protein LLCFC1 (The sequence of the model RefSeq protein was modified relative to this genomic sequence to represent the inferred CDS: substituted 1 base at 1 genomic stop codon) — protein: MGLGLSLCKLLSFEKGHTEEWGGKGREKTVLGRGKGPDNGQGREQGGDQLGTGTREDRRQRLGRPMSSLGSQLCRAAFLGTLLLLLRVKGVKTQRGSPGLDERSQKEKTPSTDQDREQFEERFLASSVGEMWHVVDMAQQEDDKTSEVAAIRDHLFDLAFCFNLASIMVFLXGTLRRRWWPGSWMRTWTSTSAL